In one window of Lacticaseibacillus casei DSM 20011 = JCM 1134 = ATCC 393 DNA:
- the pstC gene encoding phosphate ABC transporter permease subunit PstC gives MDPIREAMLKKSRSAKLERRGKMISLFCITLIVIVVVAIFFFVASKGLATFFQNKINPWSFLTKSVWNPSIKDAHGNPEVGALPMIVGSFGVTFLSAIIATPFAVGAGIFMTEISRKWGQKILQPVIELLVGIPSVVYGFIGLSVIVPFIRHIFGGTGFGILAGTFVLFVMILPTVTSMTVDALKAVPRHYREASLALGATRWQTTYRVVLRAAIPGILTGIVFGMARAFGEALAVQMVIGNAALLPKNLVSPASTLTSVLTSGIGNTVMGSLDNNALWSLALLLLLMSLAFNLLIRWIGKKGELNK, from the coding sequence ATGGATCCAATTCGAGAAGCGATGTTAAAAAAATCGCGTTCAGCCAAGTTAGAGCGGCGCGGCAAAATGATTAGCCTATTTTGTATCACCTTGATTGTGATTGTGGTGGTGGCCATCTTTTTCTTTGTTGCATCAAAAGGACTGGCAACCTTTTTCCAAAACAAAATCAATCCTTGGTCGTTCTTGACTAAGAGTGTTTGGAACCCTTCGATTAAGGATGCTCATGGGAATCCCGAAGTCGGGGCTTTGCCGATGATTGTCGGCTCGTTTGGCGTCACGTTCCTTTCGGCAATTATCGCGACGCCTTTTGCGGTTGGTGCCGGCATTTTTATGACTGAAATTTCCCGTAAATGGGGGCAAAAGATTCTGCAACCGGTCATTGAGCTGCTGGTTGGGATTCCGTCAGTGGTTTATGGCTTCATCGGTTTGTCCGTCATCGTGCCGTTCATTCGTCACATTTTTGGCGGCACCGGCTTTGGGATTCTGGCCGGGACGTTTGTTTTGTTCGTCATGATCTTACCAACCGTGACGTCCATGACGGTTGATGCCTTAAAAGCGGTGCCGCGCCATTATCGTGAGGCATCGTTGGCCTTGGGTGCGACTCGCTGGCAAACGACTTACCGAGTTGTCTTGCGAGCAGCCATTCCCGGCATTTTGACCGGGATCGTGTTCGGCATGGCACGGGCGTTTGGTGAAGCCTTGGCGGTGCAGATGGTCATCGGGAATGCGGCTTTGTTGCCAAAGAATCTGGTGTCTCCGGCCTCGACACTGACATCGGTTTTAACCAGCGGCATCGGCAACACTGTCATGGGATCGCTTGATAACAATGCGTTGTGGTCCTTGGCCCTGCTGCTACTCCTAATGTCACTGGCCTTTAACCTGTTGATTCGGTGGATCGGGAAGAAAGGGGAACTGAACAAATGA
- the pstA gene encoding phosphate ABC transporter permease PstA: MNPKIADKVATTVLYIISGIIIIILASLLGYILFQGVPHISWHFLTSPAQSFEAGGGIGIQLFNSFYLLLLAMLISTPISLGAGIYLSEYAKKNWLTDVIRTSIEILSSLPSVVVGLFGFLIFVLQFKFGFSILSGALALTVFNLPLLTRNVEDSLRGVGNEQREAGLALGLSRWETVLHVVMPEALPGIITGMILGAGRVFGEAAALIYTAGQSAPALDFTNWNPANIASPLNPFRPAETLAVHIWKINSEGIQPDAVAVSAGASAVLVIAVLIFNVGARYFGNRLFKKMTAA, encoded by the coding sequence ATGAATCCGAAAATTGCGGATAAAGTGGCAACCACAGTGCTTTACATTATCTCAGGCATCATCATTATTATTTTGGCAAGCCTGCTTGGTTATATTCTGTTTCAAGGGGTTCCCCATATTTCCTGGCACTTTCTGACAAGTCCGGCGCAAAGCTTTGAGGCTGGCGGTGGGATTGGCATTCAACTATTCAACTCGTTTTATTTGTTGCTGCTGGCCATGTTGATTTCAACGCCGATTTCCTTGGGGGCCGGCATTTACTTGAGTGAATACGCAAAGAAAAACTGGTTGACGGATGTGATCCGGACTTCCATTGAAATCCTGAGTTCGTTGCCATCAGTTGTTGTCGGTTTGTTTGGTTTCCTGATTTTTGTTTTGCAGTTTAAGTTTGGATTTTCGATTTTGTCGGGTGCGCTGGCATTGACGGTTTTCAACTTGCCACTGTTAACGCGAAATGTTGAAGATTCATTGCGCGGCGTTGGCAATGAGCAGCGCGAAGCAGGCTTGGCCCTTGGACTTTCACGCTGGGAAACGGTGTTACATGTCGTGATGCCTGAAGCGTTGCCGGGGATCATTACCGGGATGATTCTTGGCGCCGGCCGTGTGTTCGGTGAAGCTGCGGCATTGATTTATACGGCTGGACAAAGTGCGCCGGCGCTTGATTTTACCAATTGGAATCCAGCGAACATTGCTAGCCCGTTGAACCCGTTCCGCCCAGCCGAGACGCTGGCGGTGCATATCTGGAAAATCAACTCTGAAGGGATTCAGCCGGATGCGGTTGCGGTTTCCGCCGGTGCCAGTGCGGTGCTGGTTATCGCCGTTCTAATCTTCAATGTGGGTGCGCGGTATTTTGGTAATCGTTTATTCAAAAAGATGACCGCCGCTTAA
- the pstB gene encoding phosphate ABC transporter ATP-binding protein PstB, translating into MQELEKYSLDDTYIRPFDRDKQEIAIETKDLHVFYGDSEAIHGVSLPFERYKITALIGSSGSGKSTYLRSLNRMNDNIESARVTGKIMYRNIDINSDAVDVYEMRKHIGMVFQRPNPFAKSIYDNIAFALRRFGLKDKKKLDEIVETSLKQAALWDQVKDDLNQSGMSLSGGQAQRLCIARAIAMKPDILLLDEPASALDPISTSAVEDTLLALKDKYTIIIVTHNMQQAARISDYTAFFYSGAALEYDETRKIFTRPKIKATNDYVSGHFG; encoded by the coding sequence ATGCAAGAACTTGAAAAGTATTCTTTAGATGATACGTATATCCGCCCGTTTGATCGGGACAAGCAGGAGATTGCCATTGAAACGAAGGACCTGCATGTTTTTTATGGCGACAGTGAGGCCATTCACGGCGTATCGCTGCCTTTTGAACGGTATAAAATCACCGCATTGATCGGCTCGAGTGGCTCCGGGAAGTCGACCTACTTGCGTTCGCTGAATCGAATGAACGATAATATTGAAAGTGCCCGTGTCACTGGCAAGATCATGTATCGCAACATCGATATTAACAGCGATGCCGTTGATGTCTATGAAATGCGCAAACACATCGGAATGGTTTTCCAACGGCCTAATCCGTTTGCGAAGTCTATTTATGACAATATTGCCTTTGCATTACGCCGCTTTGGTCTTAAGGACAAAAAGAAGCTGGATGAGATTGTTGAAACCAGTTTGAAGCAAGCCGCCTTATGGGATCAGGTTAAAGATGATCTGAATCAAAGCGGCATGTCGCTGTCAGGTGGTCAGGCACAACGGTTGTGTATCGCCCGGGCCATTGCAATGAAGCCGGATATTCTGTTGCTTGATGAGCCGGCCAGTGCGTTGGATCCGATTTCGACTTCAGCGGTCGAAGATACCTTGCTAGCGTTGAAGGATAAGTATACGATTATCATCGTGACACATAACATGCAGCAGGCAGCTCGGATTAGCGACTATACCGCGTTCTTTTATAGCGGCGCCGCACTTGAATATGATGAAACCCGTAAGATCTTCACGCGTCCCAAGATTAAAGCAACCAACGATTATGTTTCCGGACATTTCGGCTAG
- the pstB gene encoding phosphate ABC transporter ATP-binding protein PstB, translating to MAEAQKIITSSDVHLFYGKFEALKGISLDFNQHEITALIGPSGCGKSTYLRTLNRMNDLIPGVTITGTISLRGQNIYAPSEDVVQLRKQVGMVFQQPNPFPFSIYENVIYGLRLAGVKDKSKLDEAVETSLKQAAIWDEVKDHLHDSALSLSGGQQQRVCIARVLAVKPDVILLDEPTSALDPISSTQIENMLLGLRDQYTIILVTHSMHQASRISDKTAFFLTGNLIEFADTKQMFLNPKEKETEDYITGRFG from the coding sequence ATGGCTGAAGCACAAAAAATCATTACCAGTTCAGATGTTCATCTTTTTTACGGCAAGTTTGAAGCACTAAAAGGGATCAGTCTGGATTTCAACCAGCATGAAATCACGGCTTTAATCGGGCCTTCAGGTTGTGGCAAATCGACTTATTTACGCACCCTGAATCGGATGAACGATCTGATCCCAGGCGTCACGATTACCGGCACGATCAGCTTGCGTGGCCAAAACATCTATGCGCCAAGCGAAGATGTGGTTCAGTTACGCAAGCAAGTTGGCATGGTGTTTCAACAACCGAATCCTTTTCCTTTTTCGATTTATGAAAATGTGATTTATGGATTACGTTTGGCCGGTGTTAAAGATAAAAGTAAGCTGGATGAAGCCGTTGAAACAAGCTTAAAGCAAGCGGCCATTTGGGATGAAGTCAAAGACCATTTGCATGACAGTGCGTTATCATTGTCAGGTGGCCAACAACAGCGGGTGTGCATCGCGCGGGTGCTGGCGGTTAAGCCGGATGTTATTTTGTTGGATGAACCGACCAGTGCCTTGGATCCGATATCCAGCACTCAGATCGAAAATATGTTGCTGGGCTTACGCGATCAGTACACGATTATTTTGGTAACGCACAGTATGCATCAAGCATCCCGAATCTCGGACAAAACGGCCTTTTTCTTAACCGGTAATTTGATCGAATTCGCTGACACGAAACAAATGTTTTTAAATCCAAAAGAAAAGGAAACCGAAGACTACATCACTGGACGCTTCGGGTAG
- the phoU gene encoding phosphate signaling complex protein PhoU — protein sequence MRRLFVDELNDLHVRFSEMGMMVNEAIYKSVKAFINHDKSLAREVIQEDKHINEREVDLEKRSFELIALQQPVTTDLRVIVTVMKASSDLERMGDHAVSIAKSTIRVKGKTRVPQIETEIAGMAEAVKEMVEQVLDAYVKEDSARARKIALEDHGINDFSSRIYKECIRQMQDNPETVVGSMDYMLVSSYLERIGDYVTNICEWIVYLKTGKITELNSNAIEDKF from the coding sequence ATGCGACGACTTTTTGTTGACGAATTGAACGATCTTCATGTACGTTTTTCGGAAATGGGGATGATGGTCAATGAGGCCATCTATAAGTCCGTGAAAGCCTTCATTAATCATGACAAGAGTTTGGCCCGCGAAGTGATCCAGGAAGACAAACACATCAATGAACGCGAAGTCGATTTGGAAAAACGCAGCTTTGAACTGATTGCTCTGCAGCAACCGGTTACGACGGATCTGCGGGTGATTGTGACGGTGATGAAGGCCAGTTCTGATCTCGAACGAATGGGTGATCATGCGGTTTCCATTGCCAAATCAACGATTCGCGTCAAAGGCAAAACCCGGGTGCCGCAAATCGAAACCGAGATTGCCGGCATGGCCGAAGCGGTCAAGGAAATGGTAGAGCAGGTTTTGGACGCCTATGTTAAGGAAGACTCCGCGCGGGCGCGCAAAATTGCGCTTGAAGACCACGGAATTAACGACTTCTCATCCCGAATTTATAAAGAATGTATTCGCCAGATGCAGGATAACCCGGAAACCGTGGTTGGCTCGATGGACTACATGCTGGTCTCCTCTTATCTGGAACGGATCGGCGATTATGTCACCAACATCTGCGAGTGGATTGTTTACTTAAAGACCGGGAAGATCACTGAACTTAACTCTAATGCGATTGAAGACAAGTTCTGA